The DNA window GTAACCTGTCCACACGGAGAGGTAACAGCAAAGGGAACACAGCTGGGAGGCTCTGACCTAGGAATCGGGCGTGAGTTTGGAATTCTGCCCTCCCTCGGAAGTTACGGGTGCTTAAGAAGTAGACCTGCATCTCCTTAAAATGGCAGTTTTGCTTTTCAGAGAGACAAGTGAGAAGTTAACTGTTTGTGTCACTCGGGGGGTACGTCAGCTGTTCTTCACATCGCGGCTCTAGAACCTCGTCTGGTGGCCGGCTCTCCGCACCTCCGGGTTCCCTTCCACATGCTCCGACGAGAGTGAGTTCCTATTTACGtcggaaagaaagaaaaaaaggatttttttactTTCCATTGAAGAAGGCAAAAGCAATTGAgttaacaaaaaaatattttaaggcccactaagggtttttttttttttttttaccacattaAGCAAAGCCACCGTGGAACCTCAGCTCCTGATGTATTTTATTCTGCTTCGCCCCAGTCTGTGACTTGAGGTGGTTGAGTCCTCACCTTCCGTCAGGAGCACCTGCTGGGGTGCGAAGCATCGCAGGCTGAAGACACACAGGATGGCGTGTGTCGTTGACAGTGACACTCGGCTGCAGTGGTTCGTTCTTCGGGGTGTGCACGTCCATGTGAGAAAGGAAACGTGGCTCTCAGCCCCGACCAAACGGAAACCGTCACATCGCCTGAGGACTTAAAAGGTTCTTTGATTTGCTCTCTCTCGAGACGCGAGCACtgacatctccattttacagatgagggtgACGAGGCCTTGGAAGGTTAGTGACTCTGTCACGGACACAAAGCTAAGAAGTGGCGGCGTCCCAGCCGGCGTGTCAGCCTGCGGATTTCAGATCCCCTCCCTGCCCGGGCCGCACGGGGCAGCGTTTCCCGCCGCCGCAGGTGCTGTGGCACGAAAAGACGCAGAGTCTGACAGTTGCAAAAGGCGGTCCCGCGTTCACTAGCGGTGGGAAACGGCACGTGGGGCTGAGGTGGGCTTCCCTCTGGTGCCCGGTTCTCTAACCAGCAGCCCCACGGCAGCAGCAGCTAAAACCAGGCTGGTGTGTCCCCGTGGCCTTGGATACCTAGATTCACAAGGATGGGCGAACGGAGAGATTGCGAGTGTACTGGAGATGAACGAAGCCTGCCAACAGGGTGACTACACGTATCGAGGAAAGAGTCGTCGGATGCGAGGGCCACCACGGTAGGGCCCCTTCCATCAGGGAACTCGACTGCCTTCAGGCAGACGCACTCAGACCTCGAAAACAGCTGGTAGAGTCTCTGCTGTGATGGGGGCAAGTGAGTCCTTTTCTCCTTAACAGGCAGCAAGTTCAGTCTCATGAAAGCCTGTCTTGTGAGGAACATAAGACGGTCCTACAGTATCAGCTGGTAGGACGCACGTGCAACGTGGTCTCAGACCTGAATTTTGAGTCGCCGTAAGGGCCTACTTTTACGACCACAGCACTTCAGCAAGGTAGCGGCTTGTAAACTGCACCCTCTTGACTTGGGGCCCGAGGCAGCCACTGTGTTGCCCGTCCCGCGTGCCACAGGGTGTGAAGGCGGCGGAGCGCGGGGTCCTGGGGGAGCGCACAGCTGTGGCTGCGGACACTGGAAGTCTGTGCTTGCGTCCCTGACCCTGCGATCCGTGTGTAAACGTAACAGTGCTGAGCCGGTATTCGCCAGATGAGTCAGTGGAGGCCCAGAATTCAAAATCAGACCCAGACTTAGTCTGGTCTCTGCTGGGCCACCCCTGCTTTCCTACTAAAGATATTTCTGCCCTCAAAATAAGAACCCCGCGTTGGCTTTCCTGCTCTGACTCCTCCGGTTCACACACCATTCCCTGGGACCCGGGGGCAGCTCGAAATTCCAAACTGCCGGGTCATCACGACGGTGACCTTCTGACCTTCTCTCTGGGCCCCCATCTTCCCCCCGCGAGTTATGGGCCTGTCTCAGAGCTCCGCTCtcccccaggcccaccccaggccctgctcACCCCCTGCGCTCCTTTGGGGCCTCCAGCCCCTCAGGGTCCcggccctccccgccccgcccgccgccaCCATGCGTCTGACCTGTCCCCTGGAAGTTCACGGCCATCTCCAGCCCAACCTGCTCAGGAACCGAACAGCAACCTCCCAGTGGGACCAGCTCCCTCCTGGCCGCCTCCAGCCACCAAGGCCGAAACCTTCAAGAGcgtcctttcctccttcccccgtGCAGCACGGAAGGCACCAGGCCCGGACCCCCGTCACGtgtcccagcctcacctccctccGCCCCCCGTCTCGTGTCGGGCGGCTCTCGCAGGTGAGCCTCGGGTCCCGATGCATCTCGAGTGTCTCCCCCCACGACCCCGGGGCCGCCTCGCCTGGGCCCGGACCTCGCCTTGGGAGCCCTCCCCAGCCGGCCCGGCCACCGTCACGGCAACCGGCAGGGAGATCCCCAGTAGACACCGCGAAAATAAGACAGTCTGACATTCCGAGGTAAGTCATCAAAGTAGTCGTAGAAAAGGTCAAACTGTAAGGACGGTCTTGGGCTTATCTTAACGGACCCTCTTGTGTCAGTCGAGCTGCGGGGAGGACGGTGCTGGGGTGACTGTGACCCCTTGGCGCTGGGGCCACTCAGGACATCACCCTGCTTATCACGTTGCCCCCGACGCAGTCCTCTCCTCTGCGAGGCCGCCCCGCTGCCCGCACCCAGGACAGGATGCCACGGCCTGCCTCGAGTCATGCTGGTTCGTGTGGCAGAATTCATCCTCTCCAGTAACGTGAGAGCGGTTCTCAAGGAAGCACCGCgtcattttcttgtcttttgttaCCTGCCAGGTGGGGCATCCACCCCGTGGTAGGAggggcaggatggggtggggagggcagggtcgggcaggatggggtgggaagggcagggtcagatgggaagggcagggtcaagggcaggatggggtgggaagggcagggtcaGATGGGAAgggcaggatggggtgggaagggcagggtcgggcaggatggggtgggaagggcagggtcagatgggaagggcagggtcaagggcaggatggggtgggaagggcagggtcaggaaggatggggtgggaagggcaggggcaggggcaggatggggtgggaagggcgggggcaggggcaggatggggtgggaagggcaggggcaggatggggtgggaagggcagggtcaGATGGGAAGGGCAGAGTCAagggcaggatggggtggggagggcaggggcaggggcaggatggggtgggaagggcagggtcaGATGGGAAGGGCAGAGTCAagggcaggatggggtggggagggcagggccaagggcagggtcggatgggaagggcagggtcaagggcaggatggggtgggaagggcagggtcaggatggggtgggaagggcagggtcaagggcaggatggggtgggaagggcaggggcaggggcaggatggggtgggaagggcagggtcaggatggggtgggaagggcagggtcaggggcaggatggggtgggaagggcagggtcagggtcaggatggggtgggaagggcagggtcaGATGGGAAGGGCAGGGTCAAGGGCAGGACGGTGTGGGAAGGGCAGGGTCAAGGGCAGGAcggggtgggaagggcagggtcaagggcaggatggggtgggaagggcagggtcaCAGCACCAAGAGagtcgcccccccccccaccccgctccagTTCCTACTGAAATGACTAGAAATGTGCACCCACTTTCCCACCCCAGCTTTCAGTGAAATCACTGGAAAGTAATGGCAGGTCCTAGTGAGCAGCCTGCGTGGGCTGAGTAATCGCTACCAAGAGCTGTGACTTCCTTTCCGAACACGTTCTGGGGTCCTGGTCCTGCCGAGGGACCTCCCTGCCGCCCATCTGTCAGGTTCCTGCCGCCTTGTGTGTGCCCCGGCCGTGGAGGGGATGGCGTCTCCCTTTCCTTGAAAGCCACCCTCCACCCCCGACACCCACCCCCCGGCACCCCGACCCCCAGGCCGGCAGTGAGGTCGCAGCCCTGAGGCACTTTCACTCTGAGTCACCTGGGCGCAGCTGGGGTACACTGATGCCCCTTCCCAGCCACCCAGATTTAGTTCCTGAGAGTTTCTGAAACAGTCGAGCATGTGACACGCTGCTCGGCCCCGGCAGCCAGGGTGGGGCCCCGCCCCTCGGCTGGGCAggctgcagggcaggggcaggaccgCCGCCTTCCTTCCCTGgacacccctccctgccctgcacacGCACACAGCACACACGCTCGGATGCACACACGCGCACGCGCAGtgcacacacaggtacacacacggGCCGTTAACCCGTCGACCGCAGAACTGGCGAGATGCCACCTGTGCCTCAGCCCTGTCGGCATCTGCAGCAGAAGCCCCCTCACCCCGTGGAGTTCACCACCCATGAGCCCAGGCCCAGGGACCTGTGGTGGTCGAGTCTAGAAGCCCCCAGATGGGGATGATCCCTTGGCAGTTTCCCAGAGCAATTCCAAATCATTACCCACCACCCACCAGAAAGCaaagaggggctggggctgggggaagctGAGCCTGGCAGctccggggtggggggagcccatGACCCCCCTGCTCAGACCCTGCTGGAGGGGGGCCTTCCCCAGGACTCTAATGTGATTCTCACCCGCTCAGGGAGACCCCCTCCCGCCCGCTCTAAGACACGGGAACTGGAGCCCAGCTGCACACAACCGTCAAGTTATAAAACTGACGTGGGAGCCAAACTCAGGTCAGTAACAATCTGACCTGTTTTTGCTCACCGGCCAGAAGCAGACACTCGGACACAGCATGTGAGGCGTGTACATAATGAACTTGACATCACAACACagcagggttttaaaaaatatttttaatttaatggtgttgggaaagttcgacagaaatcaaaaaaaaaaaaaaaagattacactctaggtggattaaaaaagatacaaaattttaACAAGAATAGAATTGAATGTTTTTAGATCATCAAAGAGAAAATAGCATTCTAAACTCTGAAACTGCTAAAAGCAACAAATGACTatggaaatgtaaaacaaaaaattaaaaatcgcGAAGAAAAAggtctggaaaaatatttgaaccaAATGGGACAATGGTTTATCCtaaataaacagttcatacacattaataagaaatacaaaagattataatAGATAAATGTCTGAAAGACGTAATTAGGCAGTTCACATAAGAGGAATTACATCTAGAAAGATTTTCAGTCTTACTGTTTTCAAAGAAATGTAGATTAAAATGAGGTACCATTTGACCTCATTACCTATTaaagtggaaaaatatattttactgattAATATCTCTAACAAGATTGCACTGAACCCGTACCCTCCTACAATGCCAGATAATTACTGATCACTGCAAGCATTTGTATCAAGCCAAGAAAATGCTCATAGCCTTTGACCTTCACGAGGGCATTTATACCCTGAAAACagtgtgaaagaagaaaaaagccgTAAGTGCAGTTATTCATTACAAATCTCTATAACAGCAAAAATTActgcaaacaacctaaatgtccaaaatTAAGGGATTAGAAAATTCAGCAACATAGAAAAACGTGAATTTGCATGAATTGAGAAAAGCAGGCTATAGAACAGGGCACATTCTGATTACATACATGCCTCTGAAACAGTTGTGTAAAATATATGTACGTGGAGAACATCTGAAATGGAATGTTGACAAAATAGAAAACCCAAGAATAATGGGATTACAGACGAATTCTCCACTTTTGAAAACGTCTTTCACTGGTAGGAAAGAAATTCACTACCATGTCATGCTTCACGAGGGCTGGGACGCCTTTTCTTATTCCACGTTCTGCGACGTGACTGTGGTTTTTATGATGAAAAAGGcaagataattttcaaaatttttccgAAAGAGTTAAGATGATTATTTGtacagaaaaattaacattgaGGGGGAGAGTGGTAAGAGCTTAAATATACAGCCCATAAAgggccagaaataaaataaaaatacttctggAAGCCATCTAGTTCAAAGCATTGGATGTTTACTTATTAAGTATCTCCTCTGATCTCAGGCTTGTACCATTCGCGGTGACGGGGAACCTCCCTCACCCCAGGAGGTGATAATCCCACGGGCAGGGTGAGGCTGACCCAGGTAACCAAGCCACCCGGGCTCCAGCCGTCCAGAGGGAGGAGGGCCCGTTGGCGTAGGAAGGCCCCCgggtgggatggagagagggaggactATTTCCTCTCCGCTGTGTTGACACCCATCAGCAGTGGCCGGGATTCTCAGCTGACCGGGATGAGTTTCCATCAATGGACTGTTTCTAACCCTGCGGGGGGTCccctgaggtggggggaggagagaccAGTGTCATGGAGGTGGCCTTAGTCACTGAAGCCAAGCTGGACACGTGGCAGGCCAGGCCCAGAGCGGCGTCCCCAGCTCTGGCCCGAGCTGCTTCCTGCCACCAAGAGACATGCGGAAAGGCTCAACGCCCAGGCCCTGGCAGAGAGAACCCGCCATGTGCTCGGGACCACAAGGCCACAGCCCAGGAAACAAGAACCtctgtgtttttaataaacaACCCACTCTGCCTCCCCTTCACCCCCTGCCTCCATGGCCCTCTTGGCCCCCTTGCCCTGTTCTCTTTCACCTGGAGGCTTCTGGCCGTTCATCTCGAGCTTTCAGAATCACGCCCCTTCTGTGCCCCAGGCTGAGAGGCGCCCGGGCAGCCCTGGGCCTGTCCCTGACTGTCCCAGGCTCGCGCAAGGCGCACCACCTCGGCTGGCCTTCTGGGGAAGGAGGCTGtggcccccaggccccccaggACGAGAGCATCCCTCGCCAGCAACCACGTGATCAAACATCAGAAAAACGGCTCCACGTCTCCCGCGGCCCCTCAGGTGCCCACGCTGTATGTGGGTCTTCAGGAGAAACCCAGGCTTGGGGCTGGGATGCCGTAGAGGGCTGGGCCAGAGCCATCCATTCCCCGGCCTCTTCTCTTGCCTGCCTTTCCCGTCTTGTAACTGGCCCAGGAGAGAAATTCCTGCCCGGAACGGCGTGGACACGCGCGCCCACTCCTCCTTAGGCTTCACCACCCCTGGGGATCTCCATGGACCAGAGGGGCCACAGCTAGGGTGACCTCATGTCCCAGTTTGCACAGAACGGGCCAGGTTGATGGCCCAGGGTGATTGTGATAATGCTTCTTTCACTCTCAGAAGTGCCTGCTGTGGATCAAGAATGATTCCATCACCCCACCTCAAATCAACATGAAACAGAATGCACACACAAGCCTCTCCGTGGCCCCGACCTCAGTGGACGGGCAGCGCCCGTGGCGTTCCCCACTGGCCGTCCAGGCCCAGTCGACTCCTCTGCGCTGAGGCCCTCGATGCCACAATTCTCTTGAACGGATCCTCTCCTTTCTGTTCCCTCCTCCAGTTCCCTATGTCcgaccctccctctccccaacacAAACAACGACAACAGCCCACGGTGGGGTCCCCCGGCTGGAGCTTCTCCCCGTCCAGTCCACAGTTCTGCACTGACCTGTGCAAAGCAGATGGGGGGACTGCCCTCCTCAACATGTCCAGTGGCTCCTACTGGTGACATCCAAGTCCCCTGCTGCCTCTCCTGCGTCCCCTCCTGCCACCCTCCTCCCGCCTGGGCTCTGCTGCTCGAAGAATTCACCTTTCAGTTCCTTTCTGGAACTGACCTCAGGTGCCGGGAAAGACTTCTGACTTACTCTTCCCATCAGAGGCAGCTGTTCCCTCGTCTGAGCTCCAGGGGGACTCTGTTAACATTCACTCCAGGCCCTCCGACCTCTAGCACACTGGCCACTGCACGTCCTGCACATGGATCTGTCTCCCGTGCCTCCTAATCAGTGACCCTCCAAGGTCAAGGACGGCATCTCTGCGATGCCCAAACAGGGCCTTGCACATGGAGGAGCTCGCTGTAATGGGACGGTATGCtataaaatgcataaatactCCACCTCCAATTTTTAACACCAGATGGCCCAACAGTTCATTCATTCCTGGTGACGATGGGGCGGGGGCTCTGGGGGGACACACACACTGTCACATCAGTTGCTACACAGCAGCTCATGGGAGGAAGTCTGCTAAGAAGAGTTGGGTCCTAACTGGAGTCGTCCAGCATCCCCTTGCACCCTTCCCCATCCTCTCCCTGGCCCCACCGCCTCCTTCAAGGCCAGGCTTCATGCCCACCCTTCTCCGTGtatccttccccacctctctcagTCCACGAGGGATCTCACCCTCCTTCTAAGCTCCTGACTCCTGATTTAGGACAACGAATCTGCTGCTGAGTCAGGTACCGTCTCGTGTCATCTTTCGTACTGAACTTACATCTGTGTCTGGCTTAACAGGTAGGTTTTGCCCATGCAGGAAGATggggaagagctgggatttggattCCAGGCTCTGCTCCTTTCATCTGGACAGTTTGACCCTCCCTCTCCAGGGTCAAACCCTCCCTTGTGGCTCCCTGAGAACCTGAGTTGGTCAGAAAAGCCACTCTTTGGGCTAAGGCACGCGGCCCAGCAGCTCAGGGAGCTAACACCATTTGAGGGCCTGGTGGCCAGTCCCTGATAGTAGGTAGGCCCCCCAAGGGCAGGCTCCCCGCAACATGCCTGCTGTGCACAGATGACAGAACCCCTCTTTCCTAGAAGGCAGGGGAACCGCGGCGGGAGGCTCCTCCCCAGATAAAATCCTCACCCCTGGTCCTGTCTCCTCACAGAGACAGACAGCAACGGGGAGCAGGGGCCAAGCGGGGGTGAGGACCGCCTGGGGCTCTGAGCGCCTCTTCAACCGGCCACCAGACCCCTGAGACGGTTGCCGTTCTTGGCTCATGAACAAAGAAACCGAGCGACTTATGGAGAGAGACAGGGCAGGCTCCCAAGGGAGGCAGGGCGGTGTCCCAGCCCTGGGGACTTTTCCTTCAAGGATCCAGCTGGAaagcccctccccgcccctccccgccccaaatCTTTGGCCACCGTCTCCACCCCCAGGAGCCTGCccctcgcccctcccctcccctcccctcttcctcctcctccccccttcctcctcctcccccctcctcccctccctctcccctcctcccccccctcctcctcctcccccaccccttcctgcccACCCAGTCGCCTCGGCCCGGGGGTGACAGGAAGGGAGGTGCTGGGCACCGGCCGTGAAGAGCCACCCTCCCTCTCGACGCCGCGTCCTCCCGGGCCTCGCCGGCCATGCGCCCCACCGAGCCCTGGAGCCCCAGCCCGGGGACGGCGTCCTGGGACTACTCAGGGTCGGGCGCCCcagaggagctggagctggagcaggagCTGTGCGAGGCCCGGGACCTGCCCTACGGCTACGCTTACATCCCCGCGCTCTACCTGGCGGCCTTCGCCATAGGCCTGCCGGGCAACGCCTTCGTGCTGTGGCTGCTGGTCGGGCGGCGCGGCCCACGGCGGCTCGTGGACACCTTCGTGCAGCACCTGGCGGCCGCCGACCTGGGCTTCGTGCTCACGCTGCCGCTGTGggccgcggcggcggcgcggggcggcGTCTGGCCCTTCGGCGAGGGCCTGTGCAAGCTCAGCAGCTTCGCCATGGCCGGCACGCGCTGCGCGGGCGCCCTGCTGCTCGCCGGCCTCAGCGTGGACCGCTACCTGGCCGTGGGCCGCCCGCTGGCCGCGCGCGCCCGCCGCACCCGGCGCTGCGCGCTGGCCGCGTGCGGGGGCGTGTGGGCCGCGGCGCTGGCGGCCGGCCTGCCCTCGCTGGCCTTCCGCCGCCTGCGGCCGCTCCCCGGGGGCCGCGGCAGCCAGTGCGCCGAGGAGCCGTCCGACGCCTTCCAGGGCCTgagcctgctgctgctgctgctgacgcTGGCGCTGCCCCTGGCCGTCACCGTCGTCTGCTACTGCCGCGTGTCGCGCCGCCTGCGCGGGCCGGCGCACCTGGGCCGCGCCCGGAGCCGCTCGCTGCGCATCATCTTCGCCGTCGAGGGCGCCTTCGTGGGCTCCTGGCTGCCCTTCTGCGCGCTGCGCGCCGTCTTCCACCTGGCGAGCCTGCGCGCGCTGCCGCTGCCCTGCCGCCTGCTGCTGGCGCTGCGCTGGGGCCTCTCGGTCGCCACCTGCCTGGCCTTCGTCAACAGCTGCGCCAACCCGCTCATCTACCTGCTGCTCGACCGCTCGTTCCGCGCGCAGCTGCGGCGGCGCGGGGCCTGCTGGCGCGCGGAGCGCGCGGCGCGCGGAGGCAGCTCGGCGTCCTCGCTCTCCCAGGACTACGGCTCCCCGTTCCGGAGCCCGGCCCGCACTGCGGGCCGAGCCCAGACGACGAACGCCTCCTCGGCCGTGGGCCCATAGCTGGCCGGCCCGGAGGAGCGCGCGGCAGCGGCGCgcggaggggggagggaggcataGCGAGGCGGGCCGCCCCCAACCCCCTACCTGCCTTCCCCGGCCCTGCCTTCCCGAGCGCGGAGAGCGGCTTCGCCGGCACCGCCTAGACCCCCCGGGTCTCCTTCACCAGCTTTCCCAGAACCTCAGCGTTTCGAACTCCCCCCACGCCAGGCCGCTGAGACCAGCTCTTCTCCCGCTCGGCCCCGTGGGCACCTGGGCTCTTTGTCTGCAGCCCAAGAAAGGTCCTGCGAGATGGAGCCGACAGCAGCCCGGACACCGCAGGGTCTGCCAAgtaggggaaggggaagtgggcctccctgctctgccccgTGGGTAGGAGCACAGGCCAGAGCCCCCCAAAAGCCACTCTTGTCTTGGGCTCTGTTACCTTTGGTCCCTACAATCGCCATTGCCTTCTGAGAAATACCTCCTCCAAGCCAGACCCTCTGGCCCCTCACTTTCCAAAAAAATCCTACAGACTATGAAACCGACAGCCCTTTATACTCAGCGGTCTTGGTGGCAGAGTTTGCTGAATCATTAGTCACCGTCAGTTCAGATCTTCATTTTCAAAGCTCGCCAAAGCgtgggaaccagccctgctgtcGGGTCACCCAGCCATTCCTCCTGACAGTTTCCCCAGAAGCCCGGGCCTGCCCCGGTTCTGtatcttctccccactcccaacaAGCGGCAGGACTCACCCTGGAAGTTATCCTGGACCTTCCCTCTGGACAGAGGGTTCTGGCATCTCTCATCAGGTGTTTGGATTCTCTGTCCCCCAGCCCGGACACCAGGCCCTCCGGTGTGAGTTCCCCTTTCTCAATAAACACTGTCGCTGCCCTCGCCTGACAGCTGTGTCTGTCTTTACTTGAGCAGAGGCGAATGGAACACTGGGTCAGACAAAACTCAACCCAGGAGTTGAGGTTGACCTCAAAGTGATCGGGATTTGAAGTGAAGTCAGGGACCGAGAGAGTTGATCCCACCGTGGGCACAGCAGTCCCACAGGAGGGCAGCAtatctttttattcccattattTTAAAGGATGCTTCACATTTTGAAggtttcagagagagaaaaaaataaaataaaagatttaaggTCATCTGCCAGCCAGGTGTCACTTCAAAGAGGAAATGTGTCATTGTGATTCTCAGATCAGCCCAGGGCTTTTTTTCCTACCCCTTTTGAGACCATCCAGTACAGATGTTGAGGGTCTCCATTTTCTGACTCTGTGACATTGTTTGAGGTTTCTGGAGAGGTGGAAATTTCAGTGTTTCTACTTTTAAGAGGATTTGGCCTGAAGAAGTGTCAGTCGTTGCGGAAAGGAGCTCAGAATTTCTCTCTGAGAGCCCGCCTCTCAGCCAGACCCCCGGGCAGGCATGGAGTCCAGTCTTTGGGGCTGATGGGTGAGAGCAGTTCGAAGCCGCCTGTCAGCGGCCCTGGGAGGTCAAGCTGGGAGGAGCGCACCTGGGCACGTCCTCCCCATGCACCCGAGGGGGGCAGGCCTGGCAGCCTGTGGGGCCGCCGGGTTGGCAGGACCGAGTCCAGACACTTTAACCTTGAAGCCCTCGGTACATCGGGGCTCCTCCCATCCTCACCTCATCGCCCTCCGAGGCAAGAGATGACCGTTTCATATGACGAGGCCTCAGCTTACAGCAGAAGCGCTTTTCTGGGCTGTTCTGACGGAGCCCCTACCTGGACCCCTGTCACCTTGCTTCTCCCGACTTGCTGATGAACTGAGTTCCctgaagacagacagacagacagaaaactTCTCCATCTCCTCCCGGCACAGTAGTTATCAAAACTCAGCATTTCCCTCCCGCTGCTGGGACATTGGAAAATGCtgataagtgaaaagaaaaaaggggtaaCAGAATTGCTTGTGTTAAATAAACACCCACACACTTCAAGGCTGGAGGATATAAAATAATTGTTAGCCTTGGTGTTGTTGAAGCAAAACATTAGGAACCCCAGAGTCCTTTGGGTAAAAAACAccttttgtgcttttctttctctagctccagTTAAGCGCCATAGGCGTCTCTCTTCTCAACTAATGGGAAGCCGTCCggtctctctctgtttttgttgTCTCTCGCTTGAGAATGCGAGCTCCATAAGCCAAGGGAGTATGTCTGTTTGGTTTGaggctgtgtccccagtgcctggtgGGGAAGGGGACACGCATGAACCCCCCGTGGAGGGAATGATCATCGGGACCCCGTCTTCACCCGAAATGATAAGAAATAACGTGAAGGCTAAAAGCGGGGTCTGTTGCGTGGTATTATGATCTACAAAAAGGACACACAGGAAAGGGCTGTAGGAGTAAGGGAGTGGTAGCCCCTTCTCCTCCATTTCTCTGTCGTGAAATTTTCTGCGAGCTTCTTTTAAGGTCAGTGAACAAAGAGCAGTCCCAGTGCCCCAGCGCTGGAGCTAAAGACAGAGCCGGTCCTGACCTGGCTCAGTCCCGGCGGGGCCTGCCTTGGGCATCTCTGCCAGCTCCCTCCAGCCTCTCGTTCTTCATCTGAAGGATGGAGATGGTTCTATCTATTTTGCTCAGGCGCCTCACAGATCAAGGGAAAtcacgttcttttttttaaaccattttgtattggagtatagccgattaacgacgttgtgatagtttcaggtgcacagccaTACATGAGAAATCCAGGAGCCCCACCCTCAGGAGTAGCTCGGTCCAGGCCCAGCTGCCCTTGCCTCTCCCCTTCCGTggctgccccccccaccccttgcccgAGTCTGTGGCCTGAAGAGGAGGACGGGGTGGAGCTGCTCTGGGTTTTTTAAAGGTCAACATCTGGGCAAAGGCTGGGCACATCGGCCTGTGTGACTCTGATTTGAACTTGTGACTAATTCTGGGCTTCCTTGGGCCCTTTCTCAGGGCACCGTGTTGTCACCCAGGCCCCTGGGTGAGTGATCTGGGGAGTTCATGGGAATGGCAGAGTGCGTGAGGCCACGCTTGGTGAGATGACTCAGCCCCAGCGTCACTCTGGACATGGTGAGGACATCTCGTGTGTCAGAGCCCATGGGGTCTAAATGCTGCCCTGCCTTGGCTGGGTGGCCTGCAGGAAGCTACCCACCTCCCCCGCGCCCATCAAGACCCCCGCTCAGGCCAGTGGGGCAAAGGATGGAAAGAGCCGGGAGCCAAAGGGCAGGGATGCTGGCTTcgcgggagggaaggaggaagcgaGGAGGTGAAACCACTCTCCTCCTATTGTCACCAGAGTGTTTGCTGAGCGTGCCATTGCATCTCTCGTGAGAGTGGGCGCTGTGTGAGCTCCCTATGTACGTCCACCACAGGCCTGCAGAGCCAGAGGCCCGTTTTGCTCATtccaagagggcagggaggaC is part of the Balaenoptera musculus isolate JJ_BM4_2016_0621 chromosome 1, mBalMus1.pri.v3, whole genome shotgun sequence genome and encodes:
- the GPR25 gene encoding probable G-protein coupled receptor 25: MRPTEPWSPSPGTASWDYSGSGAPEELELEQELCEARDLPYGYAYIPALYLAAFAIGLPGNAFVLWLLVGRRGPRRLVDTFVQHLAAADLGFVLTLPLWAAAAARGGVWPFGEGLCKLSSFAMAGTRCAGALLLAGLSVDRYLAVGRPLAARARRTRRCALAACGGVWAAALAAGLPSLAFRRLRPLPGGRGSQCAEEPSDAFQGLSLLLLLLTLALPLAVTVVCYCRVSRRLRGPAHLGRARSRSLRIIFAVEGAFVGSWLPFCALRAVFHLASLRALPLPCRLLLALRWGLSVATCLAFVNSCANPLIYLLLDRSFRAQLRRRGACWRAERAARGGSSASSLSQDYGSPFRSPARTAGRAQTTNASSAVGP